From Rhopalosiphum padi isolate XX-2018 chromosome 2, ASM2088224v1, whole genome shotgun sequence:
taatattatatacaacacaataacaacaataataatattattatgttatacgttgGTAGTGGTACATAAACTCATAGAGCGAGCGAGGAAGaaaaagcattatattatattatatttttttcatccaattttcgaccccccccccccatcatCCCGTGAAACGatgtacagggtgattcaccgaatttatttaaattctgatttttggaattttaaaatatacttaatgaccttattttaaaatgcatacatttttaaatttgttcataCCATTTAAGTCGTAGatataccatattttatgtTCACTCTTATTGctgttaatttttaagtatataattttttttttaattgtaatgtgtccaaattaattttggaataagtggttatttagttatttaacttaGTGTACGAATAAGGATAATAAATTGGTCTAcaacaatatgttttaaaaatactactaGCTATGATTACTTGAAAATTAGCCTTAGCAGATaagtattactaataattaataatataatctatcaacatttcatatctttttaaataatatctgagtataattattaataagtaagtaggtactagattaaatattttatatttttgtaaaatcattattattgaagggttattaataataaatgcatttagtacaattaatagataatacgtactcatatacaatttaataacgaAGAAACTATTCGTTCAAATGTTGGTTTATATACAATTGTAAACTAatcattagtttaataatttacggTAAAAAAGTTGgttctttttaaaaaagaaagacGGTTGTATCGTCATGAGGTCTTGAATGGtgtaaaaaatctaatatattttattaaagaaaaaaaatggagATTTGGCGTGTTTGGTGAATCGTCCtgtatgtacacacacacacacacacacacacacattatatatagcATGTAACGTGCGCGAAATGGACTGCAATATATTTACAGTACGTAAGCAGCACACAGCACACGATACCATAAACCAGGTCCCGTGTGCCACccagcacataatattattatcattatgatgTTTTGGTTCTGCGTGCAAAGACCGATCATGTGCGATTTTGCTATCCAGCGCGAATccctaaaatatttatgcatattttatattgaattattttactatccGTTGTAAGCACCGACGAAACCGTCCATAATAATAAGATGTATAATGCACATATTTCGCACAGCGGTGCGGAGAAAAGTCGACTAACATCGTAACTATAACGGTCgtcgtgttttattattattattaatgatttttgtacGGCGttcgatattgttattatattgaacgCGGTTTGGGAACGCGGAGTACGTCGTGGCGCCTCGACCACATCGTCTCCTGTACAGTTGAATTTAGTAGGGTGGTATCcgatcgatataataatattttatatagacgcCGTTTGTATGGTATCCAGTACCATATTTAGTACATTTCTaggaacaaaatatattataatctatagacCCGTTGAACTTTTTTCTACCCACTCTTTTCAAATCGACAAATGGTATATTACTGTAGAAGTGAATTTCTGACAGTAATGTCATtacttatagtatttattacattatattatattaatagttcaTATTATACGCAGAAAATTAGATCAAGACGAGTTACAGAAATACTCATCTGCAAAGCTTAAATTTCAGACGGAAATCACAATACAACTCGGTATGAATAGACATTAAATATATtcgtattgaaaaaaattaattgatgtaTTGAAGCCATAAAATTAAAAGACGACAAGATTACCTTAATATGGCTTGGTCTGATGCATATCTACCAGTGGTTTTTACAAAAAGCGACAACATTTATGGAGTGTGCAAGCTTTTTAAATAGGGTCCATAGTCTcgactatttttaatatttatactacacTGTATATCcacttattttaaacaaaattatttttttattattattattatcgataaaaaataaacgttgtCGACGCAGACCTGAAGCCATTAGTTGCATGGTACTTTTTACATTATGgttatgaatacaaattattatgattaagtaAATGTTTAGTTCATGATTAGATCCAAGTATGATGTCAAGATCGTGAGATATCTTGTGATAAATCTAGTAAACATGatcaatcaataatatattattatagacaataatattattttataactttatacgcatctctaaaaattaatagtaaaaccCATGGTGGCTAATCTATGCTAAcagttgtataattatttttaaagttaatcacAAGCATTATGAATTTTCGTCAAAACAGCATATAGTTACCTATActcgatttattaatttattaccaaaatatttattcGAACAAATTCCGAGTTAGATAATGATTTTTGAACGCTCTCTGTTTGACTTTGAGATGAATTTCGGTGTAACACATTCGAGTATTTATTATCGaattacattactattattatatcgactCTGTGGACCATAATTCGATTATTGTGAAATATCTCATAAATTACCATAGCGATGTTAAAACACCCGCAAAGATATTTAGTCGACAGACTTGGGCTCGTGATTCCCAGATCTCATGGCAGAGATGTTAACTAACGTGTTTCAAAGTTCACTGCAGTGTAAATTTGAGGTGCACAACATTTTCATCCATCAAAGTCTAATTACGACACTAAGTTTTCagcagtaattattattattctgcacGGTGGATTATGGCTGTAATGCCTTTGGGATTcattgattttttaacaacataaaaaaattgcgATGTATTTAGATAATATGTGAAATGCGAAAAACGTATTTgggctaataatattattcaacgaGTAGTTGCCTTATTTATAACCTAGCGAAAGGTTAGTGAtccgtgtttataatatagcttaTGATAATAGCTCTAAGATatgacattaaattaaaaaaaaattataatagtttgagAGTAAtatgataactaataatatttaattattattatattatataaaacgaaccatttaatttgctattttttaaatttataatgagattaattttatatttttatggatattaatcacatttttttggtttttgaattttttatttatcattcagTCTCAGTCGTATTAATATACCAATGAGAGAAAAACATGCTTATATCGTATTTCACGTTTAAACAAGTACgcgcttttaaaaatattcgcgcatccgtataatattatacctattttaccaaacgtagatttatattatacatgtccgtctatatcataatatactatgcTTAGTGGTTGCATCCACTCAACAATACGAATTCGCTGTgacataatgttatacatacacCGTATTTGTGTTTCACTAATCtcgttaattttgtattttataatacttttgtgTTTGGAATCATATCTATGTAAGgtagaatgaaaaaataattttcaacacataaaatatgcatttcgtATTTTGTTGTAATGTTTAATACGCGTAAAGAATTATTTGGAAAACATGGTACGCATGCTATTGATGTATTTTATACGGaggtaaaaaacataaattcttttgatttaatattgtagttttGATAACCAGAAGGAAACaccatttacaattttaatattatgttccaaCTAaccagaaatataaaaatgtcattttcgaggaaattatattattatattaatttataatagaagaCAAATCGTTTTTAAGCTGCAAAAAATATCCCGTTTACTGTGATAGgattgaaacaatataataatgtacctacctagtattatgtgtataagtttttgtttaaaatcatataatatgtaccttatATTGTGCATTATACTGTTAAATCTGAGaacacaatatatattcataaagttAATGTTCacaagatataaaataataatctcatattttttttaattttatattaaggcatatttttatcaaaaacacacATCGATATTCATCTCAAAGGTATCTTAATAGCTTTATTTTAtactgcaataatatattattagaccaataatttactttaatattctaaattttaaaactttaagatccacgataatataataataatagaacgttatctaaaactgttattttgtattatatagaacAAAGCGTGTTGTTCGTTCGTGATcgccaatttttatttttaataatttaacagtgAGCGTCTTGACAGTGGCGCCATTCATTCAACATTACATAACCATTCGACTTGAAGCTTATTTTTCTACAGGCTGAATCATGTGGACAAACGCCGTATTTTATCCACTCCCCCCACCCCTATCATTACCACGATCTGATTACGCTATACTCAAGTCAGATTCTCAAAGTTGTACACCCAAACCAAGTTGGGCATAGACTTCActgataataaactatattagacatttaaaatgtacGTGGAGATACTTTGTatctatactataaattatacaatataaactcGTTATCTCGAAAAGTGACTGCgtttaaaaaatgaacatttttttctcataatttaaagtaattacaaaacggtgtttttaatattaaacaataattattattgacacacatacattttaattttatattctgaagcagcatatttttttgaaaatgtttatcaataaaaatgtaattttatttagaataaagtttagatgagcgTATTATAACGGAACCTCggtacaattattttgataaactaCTTTAGTAACtactttttcaaaaaaagtaaaaatccttgtagtatttttaatgataagataaataagaaaattaataaaatattttttaaaagtatttttatgtgATGACTTcagattatgaaaaaaaaaacattttaaaaacttttcgaGATAATGATGgtttactgttaaaataatcaccatcacaatattgtatattgtagaaTTTCCCGCTGTGAACAAATCACGTTCGGAAACTCTAAATAAGTTGGacgatttttaaattactgcATACCACGGGTATCCGACCTTTTTGGGAGGCCTGGACTATATTACACGAGTACAGGCTGTAGTCCGCGTTTTCTGTATCTACATAAGTGCAAAATTCAAGTgtcgaaaattattatattttttatacttttagttATCATTCATGTTAGCATTGACGGAAAAGCCGTTATTCACGGATTAGATACATTGTCGACTTTATtgtatactaataactaataagtagttCCCCGATTTCTTAGcaaaataaaaggttaaaatagCGTTCACAATAGTAATTGCCATAGAAgtgaaacaaaatgtattttatttaagtttaaaatataaatatacaaagagATTCtgcaaaaatacaaataataaaatatgatactatttatattacctaatgtAATGATTGAGAAAGAATAATAGTAAGTTGATTGGggactattatatatttctaaattattacttgctaaataattatattttaatgatattacctCTCTGCTTCCTGTGTTGACTTGCTTGTTGAAATCGTGGTTCGCGTTCAAGATGTAATATGAGGTGatcgatttatattttgaaataattagaccttttttctttgaatcacaattgtaattttatttaacttatttttaacactttttaatatatatattttaatcaattacaaacttattattatgtcttattgTATGAACGATCTGCGTAGTCTCTTACACTCGCTTTTGACCATCCGCACAATAAGATGATAAAGACTCCCGTGCTTAGCGACTACTAGTCCCCTTATATATCTAATTCTTTTACATATAagagtgtgtgcgtgtgtatatgtacatatgtgtgagttttatcttatatttaaagctatcaattattataattattataaatatgttattactataattattatatattattgtattttattgaatattacttatcatacaattaaaaatttaagatatatgATGGCTAAGTGCACATCATTACATCCACCCTAGCCTTTTTTTTTGATGCGTCCTCGCATAAGAATGTAAGCATatcatataaaactaaattagtaGAAAAAAGTTATACAGTGaagattacaaattatatactgtaattttttttttttttttttttttttttttttattacatttagaacattaatataacttatattaatattatataagttaatatgaaattatgataataataaaaattataattgtagttattgtaattatatatatatatatacaagataaaatggtactatattaatattacaaatgacaatgcatacatattttcaaaataataatgaatatacaatataactaggaaataattacattttttttatattgtgacCTGGTAATTATGTTCAAtgttgactatatttttttttttttttttttgaaattatattgcaTATGACTGTTAAATtggattttgaaatattttaatatgtattcatatagATAATTTTCTGATATTTGGGTATAAGCTTTTTTGCTTTGAGTTTGTGATTGATTTATTGACTTTGTCTCGTGAGTTGGGATTTCGATTTAAAGTCAGTAGTGGTTGATTTTGTTGCTTtttctgttgttgttgttgattttGATTTGCGTTGTGCATAATGAAATGAGTAATGCTTGTAAATACTCCTGCTACTAATTTTATGCTTAATCCAAAAGTTTGGTATAAAAGAGAAATGTTAAGTCCTGTGTTAATGCAGGTTAGAATTATTTTCCATATAAAGAATATTCCTAATAATCCGGAAATAAATTCACCAAAAATGGTAAACCACCCCCACATTTTTCTTAGTTTATTGTCAACCATATTACTAATGGTGTTTTCGTCAATTAACGTGTTTAGATTTATCCTGTGATCCATTATTGTGAAACCCATGGTTTGTCTTGCTAAATTTTTTTGCGATGCTTCTATTTCTTGAggtagtattaaatattgttgaaaatttttcatagtgtcataattataaattcctGCTGTCATTAAATTTTCCATACTTTTGTATGTCCATGTCCATTTCGTGGAAGGCTTAAGAGTCtgtggtttttttatttctctaatATTTTGCGATGTAGTATACCATTCTCCATCAAGTAAAAATGCAGGTGGTAAAAAGTGATTACAATCTAATTCTGTGCCAAATTTTTGTAGGGTTCTTGTTTTAGGAGCCATGaagtatgatttattattgtaaataactgGTAATTCATCATaacatattgcatttttttttgatgatattTCCACTTCTACTGGTTTACATTTTAGTAGATAAATGATTTCCCCAGCCTTTAATGCCGTATAACCGGGTCCTTCGCCCATATGGTATGCGAATTCGGATAAACTGTATGTGGCTAATGATAGTTTGTGTAACAGCACTTTACGTTCTAATTCGCATTGTTTTTGTATTAGATCTGTGTACAAAGTTGTTATCGATGCTTTGAAACGGTTGTCAATGTATaccaatttagtatttatataagccACTAAATCTATGTTTTGTGGATGTATgtctttgtttttaaaataattaaaaaataatgaatctgTAATTATGGTTAATTGAGAATGATCAGTTTGTATAGCtggtatattacatatatatgttgATCTTATGTGTTGTAACGCAAAAACGATTTGGTCCGATTCCACTAGGTATGTTCGAGTGGTTTTGTCATTGTTCGAAGTTATTAATGAAACAGGTccgtcatataaaataatgaactcATGAGTTTCACAATCATAAGTATTTGCGTTCCACACTACCTCTCCTTTATAAATATCCAAACCGTATTGGTCGGATAATTTTAAGGTTGAACCAGTTGGGAGAGTTAACGTATTTTGTTTGTGGTTTACTATGGCTAATCCTTCGGTAAGAGTGATTTTATAATTAGCTTGAACTATAACCTCTTGCCATGTGCCTTTCTCAGATGAAAATGTAGAGCCTCTGCAGTTACCATGTCTATCTACAAAACCGGCTACTGTAACGGATGATAATATAGTCTCGTTAACTTTTAAACCTGTAATTATTCCTCCGTTTGGTAGATGGTATGTTAGTCTCTGGTGTAATTCAGAGCACCGGGCACTGCCTAATTCAGTTATTTCtgtaaaaaaaccattttctaCCATTTGGGCATCTTCTAGAATTGAACACctacttataaaatagtttattattgttgaGCATGTTTTATAAGGTATTTGGTAGGTATCTGTTTTTTGTAGAAGTTGAATTCGTTGAATTGATTGGGTGTGGATTTCTGATGGTGGTTCACATGGCTCCACAGACAAGCTATTAAATGCTGTTATGTTGAGCTTGGGTCCATTACAGTCATATGCAATAAATCCATGTACCATGTGTAATTGTAAGACGATGAGGAGAGGTGTGAAGTTCATTATGAATATGTTGAAAGTTAACTAGCTATAGTATGCTTGTCTTACaatcttataaatgtataatataaaatacaatggctgctaaaacaaacataatataatgtaaatagttttaaagttaaaactaatattattattatttattttattattaaccccTTTTctttttgtgtaataattatttattatttctgcgttttcttctttttttttttatattattcaaatcatgtttttatttaattataatatgattattaaattgttctgtataattgtatgatcttattatttataatttatttgttatatatttatttaaaaagattagtttattttttttgttaaataatatctgatatttaatttattattatttattcgtgataattaattattaatgttttctcTTGAGTGATATGGTTTAAGACGCCTAACGTGGATTATATCTTCAGTTactttattatctaaaataagttCGACTTTATAATTTAGGTCATTGATTTTTTCTAAGATTTTAAAAGGACCTCTATATTTTGGACCTAATTTTGGAGATTTCCCTACTTCTGAAAATGGAAATTTAATAAGAACTAAATTTCCCGGATTAAAGCTTATTATTTGATGTGATTTGtcgtgatattttttttggttttgttgAGCTATTGAAACTATACTGGGGATTTTATTACGTATttcatttaattcaattaatgaCTTTTTTATATCGTATGGTAGATTATCTGgaattaatttattgtcaatTGGAAAGTATGGTTCGAAACCATGCATTAAATAAAAAGGACTATATTTTGTACTAGTTTGTGGGGTAGCGTTATAACTTAGTGTTACGTATGGTAAATAGTATGACCATCtagattgattattattttctatgtaatTTTTCAGTGAAGTAGAAAGCACACCATTAATTTTTTCGACCAGCCCCTGTGATTGGGGGGAGTAACTTGTAGATAAAACTTGTTTTATACCTAAATTGTTACATATATCTTCCACgagtttatttttgaaatgagtACCTCTATcggaagaaaatattttaaaacatcccCAATGGGATATTATTTGAATCATAAATTTAACTGTCGATTCGGCAGAAGCTGAAGCGACAGCTTTGGTAAATATGAACTTAGTATTATTACATGCGGCcactaatatgtatttttttttattactagtgGTTAAAGGACCTAAATAATCAAATGTTACTCTGTCTAATGGTCTATTTGATAATTGTATAGGTTGTAATTGACCTATTGGTTTGCCttctgattttttatttatttggcaCTTATGgcacgtttttataaaattagtggTGTCTTTAACCAAATTTtcccaataatatttattttgtattttatgaattgttcTTGTTATACCGGTATGACCTCCCGTAGGTGATTCgtgatatgattttaatatattattaattaaagattTTGGAATTACTAAAATTGGTACGAAATTTTTAGGAGGGGTAAATTGTTTGTAGTATAAGATTGCATTTAATAGTGTAAATCTTCgcgtttttcttttaatatttttaggaatatttttattatttggttcAATTATTGCTTTAATTATATCAGAGCAGAATTTGTCTTTAGcttgttcattttttatattatctgaaTCTAGATTTATTTCTGTATGTTCATCTTGaactatatcaattttattaattgcattCCTAGATAAAGCATCTGCAATTACATTTTCTTTACCTTTTTTGTAAActatatcaaaatcaaaatctaataatttgaGCGTTAGTCTGGCTATTCGAGCGGAagggatttttaaatttctataatattgaaGGCTTATATTGTCGCAGAAAACAGTAAAATGTCTTCCCCATAAATATTCTCGGAAGTAAATTATTCCAAAACATAAACCTAAAAGTTCTAGGGTGGTTGAAGAATATGTTTTTTCATTAGCCAATAACTTACGCGATGCATAGCCTATtggatgtaatatattattatcatcgggTTGTTCAATATAGGCTCCTAATCCTGTTATTGAAGCATCTGTTGTTAGAAAAACATGTTTATCGTCATCAAAGTGTTTTAAAAGTGGTTCagagattaaataattttttaattttttaaaagattctTCATGTTCTACTTTCcagtctatttttttattatctccTTTTATAAGTTCAGTGAGGGGGTGTGCTATTTTTGCAAAATCTTTTACGTGTTTTCTGTAATATGAGCACATTCCTATAAATGACCTAACTTCTTTTTGAGTTGTTGGTTGTTTGAACTCAGTTATtgcttttgtatttttatccaTCGGTTTAATACCTTCACGAGTTATTATATGGCCAAGtaattcaattttgttattaaaaaagaaacatttacTTGTTTTaagagaaaaatttaatttatccattattaataaagcattatttaaattgtttaaggcTTGTTCAAAGTCTTTGCCATAAGATGCTAAGTCATCAATGTATATTATGagagatttatataataattctgaaAAAGCTTCATTCAGTTTTCTCTGAAAGATACTTGAGCTAATTTTTAGGCCTTGTGGGATTCTAGTAAACGTGAATAGTCCATGACAAGATGTAAATGCAAGTTTATATTGGTCTTCTTCTTTTACAGGTAATTGAAAAAAACCACTATTAAGGTCAAgagatgaaaaatattttgatcctTCTAGAGATCTTAATAAATCTGTAGTTCTAGGTAAAGGATATTGATCTGTTTCGATTCTATCATTCAATTCTTTATATGAAACTACAAGTCTATAAGatcctttttcttttttttttactaaaaaggcTGGAGCTgcaaattttgatattattgggCGAATAATATTTGCATCGAGTAATTTgtctaattgtatttttaattcttctCGTTGTTGTGGAGATACTCTGTGTGGCGCATTAAATTTAGGGTCCGTATAATTTGGTTTCAATTTTATTTCGCAAGGATCTACGTTAGCACATTTTATGTGTGAAGTGTCTGTTGTAAAGAGatgaatgaatttttttaataactcaactacttttttatgttgatatttATCGAGATGttgagatatatttattatagttcctTCACTATCCATAAGTATTTCTTTGTCATCGGAATTATTCGAAATtgtgtttgatatttttgtattagtaattactggttcaatgttatcattattattaagaggtttttttatatctatagacTCGTTTGGAATTGTATtatcaatatgttttttttttatgctatttattaaatgttctaAAGGCGGTATATCATTAATGATAATGTAATTAGATGGtattttatttgacattttatcTGCTCTTGTTCCCGGAATCCAATGCGTGTTTTTATCAACACTATATAAAACGATTATggacctattattataattcttattttgaTAGATAATTGCCGTTTTATTAGTGTCATTGTAAATATAAGTATCGTGATTATAATAATCAGAGATTGCGGCTAGTTCGTCATCAGACATCCAATAATTAGGCAGCTGTGTAACATTCAATAATTGTAAGATATCTGCTAtggaagtaattttatttaatttgttgtcGTTTAAAGCATTGCATACAGCATAAATGCCACAGTTTCCATCTCCCGCGACATTTTCTCCtggtttataatttacaaatactgattttattttattattatcttttgtattattaatgtctatattataatcataatctattttttttaattcacttatgttactcatatttttatcattacttttagtatttttaaggtTATTGATgggtgatttaattttattattggaattatcgttaatattatttaattgttttaatgttttataaaaatagtaattcttatgtattaaatttatgacaTTTTGATGTTCTTGAGTTTTCCAATTATTCGTTATGTGTGTTTTATCTTTATGACAAATGAGAAGATTGATATTTGTGTTAAGAAATTctgtaaaaattgtttgtttgatAATTGTCCAATTACATTTGTCTATACCTGAGGCAATTGTAGGGATAGCAATTTTGAAATCGTGTAATTTTTgcattgatttttttaagttttgtatagtaagctttatgttattatacttaggtttatgaaaatatttttgctttGTTACTaggtgataaattattttatttccgatTTTTATTGGAATTGCGTCGCCTATTTGTGGGTTTAGCTTTTCAAGTTGAGGCGTTGTGTttccaaattttgtttttatgcgAGAAGCTATTcctttagacatttttaaatctgCAGATATGCAATGGGCAATCGAGTAGTCAGAATCTACAAGAAATATATCAGCAATTTcctctttaatattattaatatttgtattagataGATTAGTGTAAGTTTGTATTGTAATcgaatcatttaataataaagtattattatgaaaatttataatagcCTTATTTTTGTGTAGAAAATTATTTCCTATTATTATATGGCATGTTAAATTTTTGACAATAAATACCGATGTTTCAAAATCCTGAGAATCGATTTTTAGTTTAATCACTGTAGATCCATATACAGTTAAATGGTTGTTATTTGGGCCTGATAGAATTatgttttctttaattattttattttcagggGGAACAAGCGTGTGTCTAATACAACAAATATTGGCTCCTGTATCAATAGTTATTggtacatcaatattattaagtttagcACGAATAAATAAAGGTTCagaaatatgattaattttgtaAGTAGTTGCTAGTTTTTTAACTGACAATGAAGGGTAACAGCGAGTGTCAGAAAAACTGTTTGacctatttattagtttttttgaattgaaaatttTCTACAAGTTATTGCTGAATGTCCTATCATATCACATAATTGACAATTAatcgggtttttttttaatcgacaaTTTTCTGTGAAATGATTATTTCTATTACAAATTGTACattgtattttgttgttattttttgatgtatttttgtttttaaaatagcaaAATTCTGTGATATGAttgtttttagagcatatttcacatttttttgtatttattttattgtttgaaaaagattggcgattatttttaaaattattgtacatattagaattgttattttgaacttgagggtttataatattttctatgtcggttttaaatttattgttgttttcatTAAgcagatttattttttcatttatttcgtTTGAGATTTGATTTAGTTTATGAGTGATTATATCAGTTTTTATTTCGGAAGGAGATTGATTTATTTCGCCCGTTACCATAA
This genomic window contains:
- the LOC132922293 gene encoding uncharacterized protein LOC132922293 produces the protein MNFTPLLIVLQLHMVHGFIAYDCNGPKLNITAFNSLSVEPCEPPSEIHTQSIQRIQLLQKTDTYQIPYKTCSTIINYFISRCSILEDAQMVENGFFTEITELGSARCSELHQRLTYHLPNGGIITGLKVNETILSSVTVAGFVDRHGNCRGSTFSSEKGTWQEVIVQANYKITLTEGLAIVNHKQNTLTLPTGSTLKLSDQYGLDIYKGEVVWNANTYDCETHEFIILYDGPVSLITSNNDKTTRTYLVESDQIVFALQHIRSTYICNIPAIQTDHSQLTIITDSLFFNYFKNKDIHPQNIDLVAYINTKLVYIDNRFKASITTLYTDLIQKQCELERKVLLHKLSLATYSLSEFAYHMGEGPGYTALKAGEIIYLLKCKPVEVEISSKKNAICYDELPVIYNNKSYFMAPKTRTLQKFGTELDCNHFLPPAFLLDGEWYTTSQNIREIKKPQTLKPSTKWTWTYKSMENLMTAGIYNYDTMKNFQQYLILPQEIEASQKNLARQTMGFTIMDHRINLNTLIDENTISNMVDNKLRKMWGWFTIFGEFISGLLGIFFIWKIILTCINTGLNISLLYQTFGLSIKLVAGVFTSITHFIMHNANQNQQQQQKKQQNQPLLTLNRNPNSRDKVNKSITNSKQKSLYPNIRKLSI